In Rhodoferax sediminis, the sequence TGTTGTGCGGTGTGCGCTCGCCCGACAGATAGGGCAGGAACAGCGGCGCCTGCGCGCGCCGGGCCGGCTGCAGCAGCGCCACTTCTTCCAGCAGCGCCGCTTCGCTGCGTCGCCCCGTCAGGCGCGCGGCCCAGGCCAGTGCGCTCGCGGCGCTCAGCATCACCGACATCTGGTGCCAGCGCCCGGGCAGCGCATGCGCAAAGGCATGCACCGCTTGCGCGGGCGCCGGGCGAAAGGCGTCCGTGGCGAGAAAAATCACGCCCGAGGTGCCCAGCGAGACGAAGCCCTCGCCTCCGCGGACCACGCCCATGCCCACCGCGCTGGCGGCATTGTCGCCCGCGCCGCCGGCCACCACCACACCGGCAGGCAGCCCCCAGGCCTGCGCGATCCCGGGGCGCAATGAGCCGCCCGGCGCGCTGCCCTCCACCAGGCGCGGCATGTGGGCCAGCGTCAGGCCGCAGGCCGCCAGCATGGGCTCGCTCCAGCGCCGCACCCCCACGTCCAGCCAGAGCGTGCCGGACGCATCGGACATGTCGCTGACCGCCTCGCCGGTGAGCTGCAGCCGCAGCCAGTCCTTCGGGCAAAGCACGGTGCGGGTCTGTGCGAACACGGCCGCTTCGTGCTGGCGCAGCCAGAGCAGTTTGGGTGCGGTGAAACCGGGCATGACCAGATTGCCGGTGATGGCGCGCGACCTTGGCTCGGCGGCCTCCAGTTGCGCGCATTGCGCGAACGCGCGGCCGTCGTTCCACAGAATGGCCGGCCGCAGCACGTGCTGGCGCGCGTCCAGCAGCACGGCGCCGTGCATCTGGCCCGACAGGCCAAGCGCGCGCACCTGCGCCAGTGCGCCCGGCGCGGCATGGCGCAACTGCTGCATGGCCCGGTCCAGCGCCAGCCACCAACTGTGCGGAGCCTGCTCGCTCCACAGGGGCTGCGGGTGCGAGACAGCCAGCGGCGCATCGGCCACGGCAGCGAGCTGCTGCGCCTCGTCCAGCAGCACCACCTTGACGCCCGACGTGCCCAGATCGATCCCGAGGTACATGGCGCTAGCGCTTGATGCCGAAGCGGCCGTCCACCTGGCGCCGGAACTCGCCCGGCGTCATGCCCTTGAAATCGAGGAAGCGGCGGTTGAAGTTGGCCACGTTGTTGAAGCCGACCTCATAGCAGATGTGGGTGATGTACTGGTCCGACTCCATGAGCAGCTGGCAGGCGCGGTTGATACGCACCTGATTCACGAAGTCGGTGAAGGTGTTGCCCGTGGCGCGGCGGAAGAAGCGCGAGAAGCGGCTCTCGCTCATGCCCAGCTCCGCCGCGAGCTGTGCGGCCGACAGCGGTTGCCCCAGGTCGGCGGTGATGCGGCTCAGGATCGCATTGATCTGGTCCAGCTGGGCCGCGTTGTCCTCGCTCTGCAACTGCGCGTGCGACAGCAGCCGGTAATCGGTGCAGCGCGCCAGGTCGGCCAGAAATTCGCAGAATGCGCCCAGGCGCGCCAAGCCTTGACGAGCCTTGACCTTGTGCCAATGGTCGACCGCGCGCTCCGACAGGCCGAAGAACTCGACACCGTTGCGCGCGCGGTCCAGCAGCGGCAGCAGCTCGGCCAGCTCGGGCAGATGTGCGGCCGCCTGCGCGATCGGCGCGTGCGCAAACTGGATGACCAGGTCGCGCTCGGCGATGCCGCCTTGCGGCAGATCCAGCGAGATCCAGTTGTGCGGCAGGCGCGGGCCGGTCAGCACCAGATGGCCGGGCTGGAAGTAGCCGATGTAGTCGCCCACGAAGGTCTTGCCGGAAGACGCCACGATCAGGTGCAACTCGTATTCGTCGTGGTAATGCCAGCGCGCCAGCGGCGTGGGGAAGCCGTGCGCCAGGCAGCGGATGGAGCCGGTCGTGTCGGGCGGCTCGTAACCGAGCTCGGGGCTGCGCCCGCGGTCGTGCTCCAGTTCGGGCTGGCGCTGGCGGGGCAGGGTGCGGCGACTGGCGGTCATGGGGTCATTCGAGTCATGCGGGGTGCGTGTTTTGCAAGCCTAGCTCATCACCGCGCCACCGTCCACATTCAGCGTCTGGGCGGTAATGTAAGAGGCCTCGTCGCTGGCCAGAAAGACCGCGGCGCCCGCAATGTCGGCCGGCGCACCCATGTAGCCCAGCGGAACCGCCAGACCGACCTGCTTCTTCTTCTGCCCCAGTGGCAATTTCTCGTATCGCGCGAACAATGCATCTACCTGTTGCCACATCGGCGTGTCGATCACGCCCGGCGAGATCGCATTCACGCGGATGCGGTGCGGCGCCATGGCCAGCGCAGCGCTCTGGGTGTAGCTGATCACCGCGGCCTTGGTCGCGCAGTAGTGCGCGACCAGCGCCTCGCCGCGCCGTCCGGCCTGCGAGGCCATGTTGATCACGGCGCCGTGCACGCCCTGCGCGACCATGCGCGCCAGCACCTTCTGCATCACGAAGAACATGCCCTTGACGTTGACGGCGAACAGCCGGTCGTACATGGCCTCGTCGCTGTCCAGCAGCGGCGCCAGGTCGAACACGGCAGCGTTGTTGAACAGCACGCCCGGCACACCGAAGCGGCTCTCGGCTGCATCCAGCATCGTCTCGATCTGCCCGGGCCGCGTGATGTCGGCGCTGACGTACTGCAGTCGCCCGGCGTGGGCGTCCAGCAGCGGCGCCAGCGCGGCGGGTGCGGTGGACGCGATGTCCACCACGGTGCAGCGCGCGCCCTGTGCCAGGTAGGCCTCGGCGACGGCCAGGCCGATGCCCCCTCCCGCGCCTGTCAACAAGGCGTGCCGATCCTGCAAACGTGCGCTCATGAATGATCCTTTTGAAAAGTAATAACTCGTTGTGCGGCGCGTCGCAATGCGCCGAGCAGCCGCGCGTCGCCGGCCAGCTCCGCCCACAGCCCCGCGTCGGCACCCATCGCGGCCACCGGATCCGCTGCTGCGCAGATCGCGTGTGCGGCGGCCGGGTCCATCCCCTGGTCCTCATAGGTGTAGGCCAGCTCACCGCGGTGCCAGCGCTGCAGGAAGGCGAGAAACAGTGCCGGCAGCATGGCCACGCTGTCGATCGTCTGTCCCTGCGCCAGCCGCTCGCGCACCGTGGGCGCGATAAAGCCCGGAATCTTGGAGAAGCCATCCATGGCGACCCGCTGATTCGTGTCGCGGATCGCGGCGTTGCCGAAGCGCTCCAGCACCTCGTCGCGGTAGGCCGGCAAATCGACCGGACTGGGGTTGCCGGGTTGGCTCAGGCACGGGATGACGTCGTCGGTCACGTAGTCCCAGGCCATCTGGCGAATGGCCGGCGTGCGTGTGCCTTCGTGAATGAACTGCAGGCCGATCAGGGTGCCGGCCCAGGCGATGCAGCTGTGCGTCGCGTTCAGGACCCGGATCTTCGCCTCCTCAAACGGTGCAACCGAATCGACCATCTGCACGCCCACGCGCTCCCATTCGGGCCGGCCGGCGATGAAGTTGTCCTCGATCACCCACTGGATGAAGCTCTCCGCCGTGACCGGTGCGGCATCGATCCAGCCGGTAGCACGGCGCACGCGCTCGCGCAGCTCGGGCGGCGGGCGTGGCGTGATGCGGTCCACCATCGCGTTCGGGCAGGTGGTGCTGGCGTCAACCCAGCCTCGCAGCGCGGCGTCGCCGCCGCGCTCGATGAACTCGAGCAGGCCGGCGCGAAAGCGCTGGCCGTTGTGGCGCAGGTTGTCGCAGCACAGCAATGTCACCGGTCCGGCGCCGGCCGCACGGCGCGCGCGCAGGATGGCGCACACCGCGCCGTAGATCGTGTCGCCCGGCTCACCACGTTTCGCGCGTTCGATGTCGGCTGCGAGATCGCTGAAACCCAGGTCGAGCCTGTCATGGGCGTCGAGGTAGTAGCCGGCCTCGGTCACGGTGAACGAGATCACGCGCGTGGCCGCGTCCGCGCCGCGCGCGATCAGCGCCGCGAGCGTGGGCTCGTAGGGCAGCACCTCGCGGATCGACTCGATGCGCTGGTAGCGGTACTCGCCGGCCGGTGACACGGTCTCCAGCGTATAGCGCCCGCCCTGCGCCCGCAGTGCCCCCAGCAACTCGGCCATGTCGGCGCGCAGGTTGCCGCCCGAGAGCGACCAGCGCGTGTCGCCGGCCTCGATGAGCTGCTGCAGGTAAGCCGCCTGGTGTGCGCGGTGAAACGAGCCGAGCCCCAGATGGAGCACGACCCGGGAAGTGGCTGGCGCTGCTGCGAGTGTCACGTCGAATTCTCCGGAAAATTCTCAGGCGGCGAGTGCGCGGCCTTCTCGATTGAACAGGTGCAGCACCGCGGGGTTGAGCTCCACTCCTACGTCGTCACCGATCCTCAAAGGCGTGCGCTCGTTCTGGCGCGCGATGAGTTGCACACCGCCGACGTCCACGTGGATCAGCGTGTCGTTGCCCAGCGCCTCGATCAGGTCGACGCGGCCCGGCACGCCGGCGCCATGGCCCTGGTGCACGCGCAGGCCCTCGGGGCGAACGCCCAGAAAGCCATCGCTGGGCAGGCGTCCGCCGGTCTGGTTCGAGAAGCTGGGGATCGCTCCCGCGGCGACCATGTTCATCGATGGCATGCCGATGAACTGCGCCACGAACTGGCTGGCCGGATGGTCGTACAGATCCAGCGGCGAGCCGACCTGCTCGATCCGGCCGTCGCGCAGCACCACCACGCGGTCGGCCAGCGTCATCGCCTCGACCTGGTCGTGCGTCACGTAGATGGTGGTCGCACCGAGGGCCACATGCAGCTTGTGGATTTCCACGCGCGTGTTGCCGCGCAGCGCCGCGTCGAGGTTGGACAGGGGCTCGTCGAACAAAAACACCTTGGGGGCGCGCACGATGGCGCGGCCGATGGCCACGCGCTGGCGCTGGCCGCCCGACAGCTCCTTGGGTGTGCGCTCCAGGTATTGGGCCAGGTTGAGCTGTCTGGCCGCGTACTCGACCTTCGTCCTGATCTCGTCCTTCGGCACGCCCGCGAGCCTGAGCGCGAACGACATGTTGTCGTACACGCTCATGTGCGGATACAGCGCGTAGCTCTGGAACACCATCGCGAGGTCGCGCTTGCCCGAGGGCATGTGCGTGATGTCTCGCCCGTCGAGCAGCAGCTTGCCGCTGGTGACCGGCTCGAGCCCCGCGATCAGGCGCAGCAAGGTCGATTTGCCGCAGCCCGACGGGCCGACGAAGACGATGAACTCGCCCTTGGCGATCTCCAGGTTCACGCCCTGGATGACGTGCGTCTCGCCGAAGCTTTTGCGCATGTCCCGAAGCTGAAGGTAAGCCATGGCGTTTCTCCTTGTCTGTTATTTCACGGCGCCGAAGGTCAGACCCTGGACCAGTTGTTTCTGGCACAGCCAGCCGAACACGATGATCGGTGCAATGGCCATCGTCGAGGCGGCGGAGAGCTTGGCCCAGAACAGGCCCTCGGGGCTCGAGTAGGACGCGATCATCACGGCCAGCGTGCCGGCCTTGGCCGAGGTCAGGTTGAGGGCCCAGAAGGCCTCGTTCCAGCTCAGCACCAGGCACAAGAGCCCGGTGGACGCGAGTCCGCCCACGGACAGCGGCAGCACCACATGGAGAAACTCCTTCCACAGGGTGGCGCCGTCCATGCGCGCCGCTTCCAGAATTTCGCCCGGGATTTCCTTGTAGCTGGTGAAAAGCATCCACACCATGATGGGCAGATTCGAGAGTGTGAACACGATGACTAGCGCGGGCACCGAGTCCAGCATGCCGGCGGTCTGCGCCAGCACGTAGATCGGCACCAGGGCGCCGACCGCCGGCATCATCTTGGTCGAGAGCATCCACATCAGGATGTCGCGCGTGAACCGGGTCTTGAAGAACGCCATCGAATAAGCTGCCGGCACCGCAATCAACAGGCCCAGGACGGTCGAGCCCAGGCTCGTGACGAGCGAGTTGCGTGCATACAGCAGGTAGTCGCTGCGGCGCTGCACCTCGCCGAAGTTCTCCATCGTCGGATGGAACACGAACAGCGGGGGCACGTGGATCGCCTGCAGTTCGGTCTTGAATGACGTCAGGAACAGCCAGCCGAGCGGGAAGAACAGCAGCAGTGTCACGAGCCACGCGGTGACGGTGCGCAGCGCCAGGGGCAGGATGTTGTTGGGTGGCATGGTCTTGTCCCCTTCAATCCAGGTTCTTGCCGATGATGCGGATCAGGAAGACCGCGGCGATATTGGCCAGCACCACCGCGAACAGCGCGCCGGCAGAGGCGACGCCGACGTCGAAATTCAGCAGCGCCTGCTTGAAGATCATGTAGGTGATGTTGGTGCTCGCATTGCCTGGACCGCCGCTGGTTGTGATGGCGATCTCCGCAAAGATGCTGAGCAGAAAAATCATCTCGATCATGATCACCACCGCTATCGGCCGGCCCAGATGCGGCAGCGTGAGGTAGAAGAAGCGCTGCGGCGCGCTGGCGCCGTCCATGCGCGCCGCTTCCATCTGCTCACGGTCGAGCGACTGCAGCGAGGTGATGAAGATCAGGCAGGCGAACGGCAGCCACTGCCACGCGACGATGACGATGACCGATAACAGCGGCCAGTCGGTCATCCAGTCCACCGGGGTGGCGCCAAAGGCGCG encodes:
- the dalD gene encoding D-arabinitol 4-dehydrogenase translates to MLHLGLGSFHRAHQAAYLQQLIEAGDTRWSLSGGNLRADMAELLGALRAQGGRYTLETVSPAGEYRYQRIESIREVLPYEPTLAALIARGADAATRVISFTVTEAGYYLDAHDRLDLGFSDLAADIERAKRGEPGDTIYGAVCAILRARRAAGAGPVTLLCCDNLRHNGQRFRAGLLEFIERGGDAALRGWVDASTTCPNAMVDRITPRPPPELRERVRRATGWIDAAPVTAESFIQWVIEDNFIAGRPEWERVGVQMVDSVAPFEEAKIRVLNATHSCIAWAGTLIGLQFIHEGTRTPAIRQMAWDYVTDDVIPCLSQPGNPSPVDLPAYRDEVLERFGNAAIRDTNQRVAMDGFSKIPGFIAPTVRERLAQGQTIDSVAMLPALFLAFLQRWHRGELAYTYEDQGMDPAAAHAICAAADPVAAMGADAGLWAELAGDARLLGALRRAAQRVITFQKDHS
- a CDS encoding carbohydrate ABC transporter permease — translated: MNRLMPRSLMAPAVLTLFLWMIVPLAMTLYFSFVNYNLLQPGAHTFAGIENFQYFITDPDFWPAVWNTLLLIGSVIVITVVFGILLALLVNDPFPGRGIVRVLLISPFFVMPTVNALLWKHMMMNPIYGVLADVWRAFGATPVDWMTDWPLLSVIVIVAWQWLPFACLIFITSLQSLDREQMEAARMDGASAPQRFFYLTLPHLGRPIAVVIMIEMIFLLSIFAEIAITTSGGPGNASTNITYMIFKQALLNFDVGVASAGALFAVVLANIAAVFLIRIIGKNLD
- a CDS encoding L-iditol 2-dehydrogenase translates to MSARLQDRHALLTGAGGGIGLAVAEAYLAQGARCTVVDIASTAPAALAPLLDAHAGRLQYVSADITRPGQIETMLDAAESRFGVPGVLFNNAAVFDLAPLLDSDEAMYDRLFAVNVKGMFFVMQKVLARMVAQGVHGAVINMASQAGRRGEALVAHYCATKAAVISYTQSAALAMAPHRIRVNAISPGVIDTPMWQQVDALFARYEKLPLGQKKKQVGLAVPLGYMGAPADIAGAAVFLASDEASYITAQTLNVDGGAVMS
- the xylB gene encoding xylulokinase; its protein translation is MYLGIDLGTSGVKVVLLDEAQQLAAVADAPLAVSHPQPLWSEQAPHSWWLALDRAMQQLRHAAPGALAQVRALGLSGQMHGAVLLDARQHVLRPAILWNDGRAFAQCAQLEAAEPRSRAITGNLVMPGFTAPKLLWLRQHEAAVFAQTRTVLCPKDWLRLQLTGEAVSDMSDASGTLWLDVGVRRWSEPMLAACGLTLAHMPRLVEGSAPGGSLRPGIAQAWGLPAGVVVAGGAGDNAASAVGMGVVRGGEGFVSLGTSGVIFLATDAFRPAPAQAVHAFAHALPGRWHQMSVMLSAASALAWAARLTGRRSEAALLEEVALLQPARRAQAPLFLPYLSGERTPHNNTHASASFTGLRQEHGAADIGYAVIEGVSFGLMDGFAAMRGGGPLVNELALVGGGARSDLWAQLLACGLGCALRRHEGAHAAAAMGAARLGWLADGGDEAQVCRAPLGGRLFEPNAMEAALLRPRYQRFRALYPALAPHFADTPGGSA
- a CDS encoding AraC family transcriptional regulator; amino-acid sequence: MTASRRTLPRQRQPELEHDRGRSPELGYEPPDTTGSIRCLAHGFPTPLARWHYHDEYELHLIVASSGKTFVGDYIGYFQPGHLVLTGPRLPHNWISLDLPQGGIAERDLVIQFAHAPIAQAAAHLPELAELLPLLDRARNGVEFFGLSERAVDHWHKVKARQGLARLGAFCEFLADLARCTDYRLLSHAQLQSEDNAAQLDQINAILSRITADLGQPLSAAQLAAELGMSESRFSRFFRRATGNTFTDFVNQVRINRACQLLMESDQYITHICYEVGFNNVANFNRRFLDFKGMTPGEFRRQVDGRFGIKR
- a CDS encoding ABC transporter ATP-binding protein yields the protein MAYLQLRDMRKSFGETHVIQGVNLEIAKGEFIVFVGPSGCGKSTLLRLIAGLEPVTSGKLLLDGRDITHMPSGKRDLAMVFQSYALYPHMSVYDNMSFALRLAGVPKDEIRTKVEYAARQLNLAQYLERTPKELSGGQRQRVAIGRAIVRAPKVFLFDEPLSNLDAALRGNTRVEIHKLHVALGATTIYVTHDQVEAMTLADRVVVLRDGRIEQVGSPLDLYDHPASQFVAQFIGMPSMNMVAAGAIPSFSNQTGGRLPSDGFLGVRPEGLRVHQGHGAGVPGRVDLIEALGNDTLIHVDVGGVQLIARQNERTPLRIGDDVGVELNPAVLHLFNREGRALAA
- a CDS encoding carbohydrate ABC transporter permease, translated to MPPNNILPLALRTVTAWLVTLLLFFPLGWLFLTSFKTELQAIHVPPLFVFHPTMENFGEVQRRSDYLLYARNSLVTSLGSTVLGLLIAVPAAYSMAFFKTRFTRDILMWMLSTKMMPAVGALVPIYVLAQTAGMLDSVPALVIVFTLSNLPIMVWMLFTSYKEIPGEILEAARMDGATLWKEFLHVVLPLSVGGLASTGLLCLVLSWNEAFWALNLTSAKAGTLAVMIASYSSPEGLFWAKLSAASTMAIAPIIVFGWLCQKQLVQGLTFGAVK